A genomic stretch from Thauera sp. GDN1 includes:
- a CDS encoding 2-oxoglutarate dehydrogenase E1 component, whose amino-acid sequence MMKQLEQTSHLFGSNAPFIEEQYENYLADPSSVSAEWREYFDKLQSQAGAAERDVAHGPIIAAFEQMAKRGPVRTVVAGGGEDKQQVSVLQLINAYRFLGNRWANLDPLKRTERPQIAELEPSYYGFTEADLSKGFNVGSFHGFSTERATLREILEALRQTYCSSIGAEYMYLTDIAQKRWIQSRLESVRGTPKFSVEMKKRILERTTAAETLERYLHTRYVGQKRFSLEGGESAIVAMDEIIRVAGGLGVAETVIGMAHRGRLNVLVNTLGKSPSMLFSEFEGKAAADLTAGDVKYHMGFSSDVMTPGGPMHLTLAFNPSHLEIINPVVEGSVYARQVRRNDADKGQVLPVLIHGDAAVAGQGVNQEMLNFSQTRGYGTGGTVHLVVNNQIGFTTSDPRDYRSSLYCTDIFKMVEAPIFHVNGDDPEAVAFVTALAVEFRQQFKKDVVVDIICFRKLGHNEQDEPMVTQPLMYRTIQKHPGTRKLYADRLVAEGTLKSDEPEQMIAQYREHLDKGELLYNPVLSGHNRQFAADWSPYLKQPYTDDCDTTVPVQEIRRLAARLTDVPANFTLHSRVKKIIDDRAAMGRGELPLDWGMGENLAYASLLAQGYGVRISGEDVGRGTFFHRHAVLHDQKRERWDEGIFKPLEHIQDGQAGFQCYDSVLSEEGVLAFEYGYSTTEPDQLVVWEAQFGDFVNGAQVVLDQFISSGEAKWGRLSGLTLMLPHGYEGQGPEHSSARIERYMNNAAEHNWQICVPTTPAQIFHLLRRQMLRKLRKPLIIITPKSLLRHKEAISSMDELANGQFQTVIPEVEKLDAKKVKRVVLCQGKIYYELLAHRRENKITDTALVRIEQLYPFPADAFAKAIEQFPNAKEVVWCQEEPRNQGAWYWLASRQHLVNVLGTKRKLLLVSRPAAASPAVGYYAVHNAQQKAVIENAFGPIQDTTPQSPNR is encoded by the coding sequence CCAGGCCGGCGCCGCGGAGCGCGACGTGGCCCATGGCCCGATCATCGCCGCCTTCGAGCAGATGGCCAAGCGCGGCCCGGTCCGCACCGTCGTCGCCGGCGGCGGCGAGGACAAGCAGCAGGTCTCGGTCCTGCAGCTGATCAACGCATACCGTTTCCTCGGCAACCGCTGGGCCAACCTCGACCCGCTCAAGCGCACCGAGCGTCCGCAGATCGCCGAGCTCGAGCCGTCCTACTACGGCTTCACCGAGGCCGACCTGTCGAAGGGCTTCAACGTCGGCTCCTTCCACGGCTTCAGCACCGAGCGCGCCACCCTGCGCGAGATCCTCGAAGCCCTGCGCCAGACCTATTGCAGCTCGATCGGCGCCGAGTACATGTACCTGACCGACATCGCGCAGAAACGCTGGATCCAGAGCCGTCTGGAAAGCGTCCGCGGTACGCCGAAGTTCTCGGTCGAGATGAAGAAGCGCATCCTCGAGCGCACCACCGCGGCCGAAACCCTCGAGCGCTACCTGCACACCCGTTACGTCGGCCAGAAGCGCTTCTCGCTCGAAGGCGGCGAGTCGGCGATCGTGGCGATGGACGAGATCATCCGCGTCGCCGGCGGCCTGGGCGTCGCCGAGACGGTGATCGGCATGGCCCACCGCGGCCGTCTCAACGTGCTGGTCAACACCCTGGGCAAGTCGCCGTCGATGCTGTTCTCGGAGTTCGAGGGCAAGGCCGCGGCCGACCTCACCGCAGGTGACGTGAAGTACCACATGGGCTTCTCCAGCGACGTGATGACCCCGGGCGGCCCGATGCACCTGACGCTCGCCTTCAACCCGTCCCACCTCGAGATCATCAACCCGGTGGTCGAAGGTTCGGTCTATGCCCGCCAGGTTCGCCGCAACGACGCCGACAAGGGCCAGGTCCTGCCGGTGCTGATCCATGGTGACGCGGCCGTGGCCGGCCAGGGCGTGAACCAGGAGATGCTGAACTTCTCCCAGACCCGCGGCTACGGCACGGGCGGCACGGTGCATCTGGTCGTCAATAACCAGATCGGCTTCACCACCTCCGACCCGCGCGACTATCGCTCCTCGCTGTACTGCACCGACATCTTCAAGATGGTCGAGGCGCCGATCTTCCACGTGAACGGCGACGATCCGGAGGCCGTAGCCTTCGTGACCGCGCTGGCCGTCGAGTTCCGCCAGCAGTTCAAGAAGGACGTCGTGGTGGACATCATCTGCTTCCGCAAGCTCGGCCACAACGAGCAGGACGAGCCGATGGTGACCCAGCCGCTGATGTACCGCACCATCCAGAAGCACCCGGGCACCCGCAAGCTCTACGCCGACCGTCTGGTCGCCGAAGGCACGCTGAAGTCCGACGAACCCGAGCAGATGATCGCCCAGTACCGCGAGCACCTCGACAAGGGCGAGCTGCTGTACAACCCGGTGCTGTCCGGCCACAACCGTCAGTTCGCCGCCGACTGGTCGCCGTACCTCAAGCAGCCGTACACCGACGACTGCGACACCACCGTGCCGGTGCAGGAGATCAGGCGCTTGGCTGCGCGGCTGACCGACGTGCCCGCGAACTTCACGCTCCACTCGCGCGTCAAGAAGATCATCGACGACCGCGCGGCGATGGGCCGTGGCGAGCTCCCGCTCGACTGGGGCATGGGCGAGAACCTCGCCTACGCGAGCCTGCTCGCACAGGGCTACGGCGTGCGCATCTCCGGTGAGGACGTCGGCCGCGGCACCTTCTTCCACCGTCACGCGGTGCTCCACGACCAGAAGCGCGAGCGCTGGGACGAGGGCATCTTCAAGCCGCTGGAGCACATCCAGGACGGCCAGGCGGGCTTCCAGTGCTATGACTCGGTGCTGTCGGAAGAGGGCGTGCTCGCCTTCGAATACGGCTACTCGACCACCGAACCGGACCAGCTCGTGGTGTGGGAGGCCCAGTTCGGCGACTTCGTCAATGGCGCCCAGGTCGTGCTCGACCAGTTCATCAGCTCGGGCGAAGCGAAGTGGGGCCGCCTGTCCGGCCTGACGCTGATGCTGCCGCACGGCTACGAGGGTCAGGGTCCGGAGCACTCGTCGGCGCGTATCGAGCGCTACATGAACAACGCCGCCGAGCACAACTGGCAGATCTGCGTGCCGACCACGCCGGCGCAGATCTTCCACCTGCTGCGTCGCCAGATGCTGCGCAAGCTGCGCAAGCCGCTGATCATCATCACGCCGAAGTCGCTGCTGCGTCACAAGGAAGCGATCTCGTCGATGGACGAACTCGCCAACGGCCAGTTCCAGACCGTGATCCCCGAGGTCGAGAAGCTCGACGCCAAGAAGGTCAAGCGCGTCGTGCTGTGCCAGGGCAAGATCTACTACGAGCTGCTGGCCCATCGCCGCGAGAACAAGATCACCGACACCGCGCTGGTGCGTATCGAGCAGCTGTATCCGTTCCCGGCCGACGCCTTCGCCAAGGCGATCGAGCAGTTCCCGAACGCCAAGGAAGTGGTCTGGTGCCAGGAAGAGCCGCGTAACCAGGGTGCGTGGTACTGGCTGGCCTCGCGTCAGCACCTGGTCAACGTGCTCGGCACCAAGCGCAAGCTGCTGCTCGTCAGCCGTCCGGCCGCCGCGTCGCCCGCCGTCGGCTACTACGCGGTGCACAACGCACAGCAGAAGGCGGTCATCGAGAATGCCTTCGGTCCGATCCAGGACACCACCCCGCAGTCCCCGAACCGATAA
- a CDS encoding mechanosensitive ion channel domain-containing protein, with product MMHALVACRTLIFAFVLAGLFPSFSSAAETAAQGAAGEPGHQRLADLLEDDAARSALIEQLRKLGEQDSADALAAEGAGPSLAARVADLSQRVAQGVVGETHNALDAVGDAWQLLLAAEPQVLAWLVGEFVLLMAVALLAFRLLSAATGSLIRALDRLAARPDGPGALACLRRGLGLAGALLCDLAAIALAWLAGHAVAVFVLGAPGELRAEASLFLNAFLVVESLRAVLRILLSRHGEHLRILPPAAEEKAYWYAWISRMVFFLGYGLMLVVPMLDRFVTAGLARTVAIVIMLSALLRAVVIVMQNRARVRAALEALGERMGSPFARVSLAIGARIWHIAAIVYLAAILVTAILYPEEALPFMLAATGQTIVAVVVGIALAALLTQVILRRIRLGEELRTKFPLLESRLNAYVPTALKIARFAILGVVVAFIADAWTPFDLGAWVSSDAGASVIGRLLSVALIVVLALLVWLVVASWIEFRLNPDAGAAPNPRARTLLTIFRNAVAIALVVVTSMVVLAEIGINIAPLLAGAGVLGLAIGFGAQKLVQDVITGVFIQLERAIDVGDVVTAGGITGTVERMTIRSLGLRDLSGTYHLLPFSSVDTVSNYNRDFAYHVGEYGIGYREDTDEAIVHLRAAFDELLQDPALREQILGDTLEVHGVTALADSAVNVRVRIKTLAGSQFAVGRAYNRLVKRHFDAAGIEIPFPHMTLYFGEDKHGKAPSAHVRLLEGPEPAAQARGSA from the coding sequence ATGATGCATGCGCTCGTGGCCTGCCGGACGTTGATCTTCGCGTTCGTTCTCGCAGGCCTCTTCCCCTCCTTTTCATCGGCCGCGGAGACGGCCGCGCAGGGCGCCGCCGGCGAACCCGGCCACCAGCGCCTCGCCGATCTGCTCGAGGACGATGCCGCCCGGTCCGCCTTGATCGAGCAGCTGCGCAAGCTCGGCGAACAGGACAGCGCGGACGCGCTCGCGGCCGAAGGCGCCGGGCCTTCGCTCGCCGCGCGCGTCGCCGACTTGTCGCAGCGCGTGGCGCAGGGGGTGGTGGGCGAGACGCACAATGCACTCGACGCGGTCGGCGACGCCTGGCAGCTCCTGCTCGCCGCCGAGCCCCAGGTGCTGGCCTGGCTGGTGGGGGAGTTCGTGCTGCTTATGGCAGTGGCGCTGCTTGCCTTTCGCCTGCTGTCGGCCGCGACCGGCTCGCTCATCCGCGCGCTCGACCGTCTTGCGGCGCGCCCCGACGGGCCGGGCGCGCTTGCCTGCTTGAGGCGCGGCCTCGGCCTCGCGGGGGCGCTGCTGTGCGACCTGGCGGCGATCGCGCTGGCATGGCTGGCCGGTCATGCGGTGGCGGTCTTCGTGCTCGGCGCGCCGGGCGAGTTGCGCGCGGAGGCGTCGCTCTTCCTCAATGCCTTCCTCGTCGTCGAGAGTCTGCGTGCCGTGCTGCGCATCCTGCTCTCGCGCCATGGCGAGCACTTGCGCATTCTGCCGCCTGCCGCAGAGGAGAAGGCCTACTGGTATGCGTGGATATCGCGCATGGTGTTCTTCCTCGGCTACGGGCTGATGCTGGTCGTGCCGATGCTGGACCGCTTCGTGACGGCCGGGCTGGCGCGCACCGTCGCGATCGTGATCATGCTCAGCGCGCTGCTGCGCGCGGTAGTGATCGTGATGCAGAACCGGGCGCGCGTCCGCGCCGCGCTCGAGGCCCTGGGCGAGCGCATGGGTTCGCCGTTCGCGCGTGTGAGCCTGGCGATCGGCGCGCGCATCTGGCACATCGCGGCCATCGTCTATCTCGCCGCCATCCTGGTGACGGCGATCCTGTATCCGGAGGAGGCGCTGCCCTTCATGCTCGCGGCGACCGGACAGACGATCGTCGCCGTGGTCGTCGGCATCGCACTCGCGGCCCTGCTGACCCAGGTGATCCTGCGCCGCATACGCCTCGGCGAAGAGCTGCGCACCAAGTTCCCGCTGCTGGAGTCGCGCCTCAACGCCTATGTGCCGACCGCGCTGAAAATCGCTCGCTTCGCGATTCTTGGTGTCGTGGTGGCATTCATCGCCGATGCGTGGACGCCGTTCGACCTGGGCGCCTGGGTGAGCTCGGACGCAGGGGCGAGCGTCATCGGCCGCCTGCTGTCGGTGGCGCTGATCGTCGTGCTGGCCCTGCTGGTTTGGCTGGTGGTCGCGAGCTGGATCGAGTTCCGCCTCAACCCGGACGCTGGCGCGGCGCCCAACCCGCGTGCGCGAACGCTGCTCACGATCTTCCGCAATGCGGTGGCGATCGCGCTGGTGGTGGTGACCTCGATGGTGGTGCTGGCCGAGATCGGCATCAACATCGCGCCGCTGCTGGCGGGGGCGGGCGTGCTCGGCCTGGCGATCGGCTTCGGCGCGCAGAAGCTGGTGCAGGACGTGATCACCGGCGTCTTCATCCAGCTCGAGCGCGCGATCGACGTCGGCGACGTCGTCACCGCGGGTGGCATCACCGGCACCGTGGAGCGCATGACCATCCGCTCGCTGGGCTTGCGCGATCTGTCGGGGACCTATCACCTGCTGCCCTTCTCCTCGGTGGATACGGTATCGAACTACAACCGCGACTTCGCCTACCACGTCGGCGAGTACGGCATCGGCTACCGCGAGGACACCGACGAGGCGATCGTGCACCTGCGCGCGGCCTTCGACGAACTGCTGCAGGACCCGGCGCTGCGCGAACAGATCCTCGGCGACACGCTGGAGGTGCACGGCGTCACCGCCCTGGCGGACAGCGCGGTCAACGTCCGGGTGCGGATCAAGACCCTGGCGGGCTCGCAGTTCGCGGTCGGCCGGGCCTACAACCGCCTGGTCAAGCGCCACTTCGACGCTGCGGGCATCGAGATTCCGTTCCCGCACATGACGCTCTATTTCGGCGAGGACAAGCACGGCAAGGCGCCGTCGGCCCACGTGAGATTGCTCGAGGGCCCCGAGCCCGCTGCGCAGGCCCGGGGAAGCGCCTGA
- a CDS encoding PhoX family phosphatase, producing MSQFDLDDLPSNLSDNEHFQHVVDRVVSRRGFLKSGLGLGAAAFLAAPLAAQAAQHAHQHMDAGYGHTGAHKAPKIGFAPVAAASGDAIVVPPGYRAQVIAPWGDALFPDSPAWKPDGTNTGAEQARQIGDNHDGMHFFPLHGKSSQEGLLVMNHEYCNYEYLFGAEFMEPWTADKVLKAQNAHGASVIHIRQQRNKWEIVLGSKYNRRITGNTPMRISGPAAGHALMKTQADPSGSTVLGMLNNCANGFTPWGTYLTCEENFNGYFGTTSGVDGRDESMKRYGISARGTVYRWEEFDDRFDYAKEPNESNRFGWVVEIDPFDPESMPVKRTALGRFKHENCAYALTADRRVVVYMGDDQTNDYIYKFVSDGRFVPGKDAANRHLLDHGKLYVAKFGNGASAGDFMGNGEWVLLDKQANPVLAADARFADQAEVLIKTRLAADAVGATKMDRPEWIAVHPATKEVYCALTNNSGRSAAAVDDANPRAANRFGQIVRWREAGNDAGAMSFDWDLFVIAGNPNVYAAGDLNAGSAAIDTSNTFNSPDGIGFDADGRLWIQTDGNFSNTGVYAGQGNNQMLCASPETGEIRRFLVGPAGCEITGLTFTPDGRTMFINVQHPGEVGSHPNRPAVPAGTSMDDYIAANPLAFSRWPDAAGGRPRSATVIVTKDDGGVIGT from the coding sequence ATGAGTCAGTTCGACCTCGACGACCTGCCCAGCAACCTTTCCGACAACGAGCACTTCCAGCACGTCGTGGATCGCGTCGTGTCGCGCCGCGGCTTCCTCAAGAGCGGTCTCGGCCTCGGCGCCGCCGCCTTCCTCGCCGCCCCGCTCGCCGCGCAGGCCGCCCAGCACGCCCATCAGCACATGGATGCCGGTTACGGCCACACGGGCGCCCACAAGGCGCCGAAGATCGGCTTCGCGCCGGTCGCGGCCGCGAGCGGCGATGCCATCGTCGTGCCGCCGGGCTACCGCGCGCAGGTCATCGCCCCCTGGGGCGACGCGCTGTTCCCCGACTCGCCGGCGTGGAAGCCGGACGGCACCAACACCGGCGCCGAGCAGGCCCGCCAGATCGGTGACAACCACGACGGCATGCACTTCTTCCCGCTCCATGGCAAGTCGAGCCAGGAAGGCCTGCTGGTGATGAACCACGAGTACTGCAACTACGAATACCTGTTCGGCGCCGAGTTCATGGAGCCGTGGACCGCGGACAAGGTGCTGAAGGCGCAGAACGCGCACGGTGCCTCGGTCATCCACATCCGCCAGCAGCGCAACAAGTGGGAGATCGTGCTCGGCTCGAAGTACAACCGCCGCATCACCGGCAACACGCCGATGCGGATCAGCGGCCCGGCCGCCGGCCATGCGCTGATGAAGACCCAGGCCGACCCCAGCGGCAGCACCGTCCTCGGCATGCTCAACAACTGCGCCAACGGCTTCACGCCCTGGGGCACCTACCTCACCTGCGAAGAGAACTTCAACGGCTACTTCGGCACCACCTCGGGCGTCGATGGCCGCGACGAGTCGATGAAGCGCTATGGCATCAGCGCCCGCGGCACCGTCTACCGCTGGGAAGAGTTCGACGATCGCTTCGATTACGCGAAGGAGCCGAACGAGTCCAACCGCTTCGGCTGGGTGGTGGAGATCGACCCCTTCGACCCCGAGTCGATGCCGGTCAAGCGCACCGCCCTCGGCCGCTTCAAGCACGAGAACTGTGCCTACGCCCTCACCGCCGATCGTCGCGTCGTGGTCTACATGGGCGACGACCAGACCAACGACTACATCTACAAGTTCGTGTCCGACGGCCGTTTCGTGCCGGGCAAGGACGCCGCCAACCGCCACCTGCTCGACCACGGCAAGCTCTACGTCGCGAAGTTCGGCAACGGCGCGAGCGCGGGCGACTTCATGGGCAACGGCGAATGGGTGCTGCTCGACAAGCAGGCCAACCCGGTGCTGGCTGCCGACGCCCGCTTTGCCGACCAGGCCGAGGTGCTGATCAAGACCCGTCTGGCCGCCGACGCGGTGGGCGCGACCAAGATGGACCGCCCGGAATGGATCGCCGTGCATCCGGCCACCAAGGAGGTCTACTGCGCGCTGACCAACAACAGCGGCCGCAGCGCCGCCGCGGTCGATGACGCCAACCCCCGGGCCGCCAACCGCTTCGGCCAGATCGTGCGCTGGCGCGAGGCCGGCAACGACGCCGGCGCGATGAGCTTCGACTGGGATCTGTTCGTGATCGCCGGCAACCCGAACGTGTATGCGGCGGGTGACCTCAACGCCGGCTCGGCGGCCATCGACACCTCGAACACCTTCAACAGCCCCGACGGCATCGGCTTCGACGCCGACGGCCGGCTGTGGATCCAGACCGACGGCAACTTCAGCAACACCGGCGTCTATGCCGGTCAGGGCAACAACCAGATGCTGTGCGCCAGCCCGGAAACCGGCGAGATCCGCCGCTTCCTGGTCGGCCCCGCGGGCTGTGAGATCACCGGCCTGACCTTCACCCCGGACGGCAGGACGATGTTCATCAACGTCCAGCATCCGGGCGAGGTCGGCAGCCACCCGAACCGCCCGGCGGTCCCCGCAGGCACCTCGATGGACGACTACATCGCCGCCAACCCGCTGGCCTTCAGCCGGTGGCCGGACGCCGCCGGCGGCCGCCCGCGCTCGGCGACCGTCATCGTCACCAAGGACGACGGCGGCGTGATCGGCACCTGA
- the odhB gene encoding 2-oxoglutarate dehydrogenase complex dihydrolipoyllysine-residue succinyltransferase, with protein MLIEVKVPQLSESVSEATLVTWHKKEGEAVSRDENLIDIETDKVVLETPAPADGVLVRIIKQGGDTVTSGELIAQIDTEAKAAAGAAPAAEPVPAVTPPPAASSAAGAASPAARKILDEKGIAAADVAGSGRGGRVTKEDAVAAQPKAAAAAAPAVIAAVGDRAEERVPMTRLRARIAERLIQSKNENAILTTFNEVNMAPVMALRKQYGDKFEKAHGVRLGFMGFFVKAAVAALKKFPILNASVDGNDIVYHGYIDIGIAVGSPRGLVVPILRNAESMSIAEIELKIAEFGQKAKDGKLSLDDLSGGTFSISNGGVFGSMMSTPIINPPQSAILGIHATKDRAVVENGQVVVRPINYLAMSYDHRIIDGREAVLGLVTMKEALEDPARLILDV; from the coding sequence ATGCTGATCGAAGTCAAAGTACCGCAGCTTTCCGAGTCCGTGTCCGAAGCCACCCTGGTCACCTGGCACAAGAAGGAAGGCGAAGCCGTCTCGCGCGACGAGAACCTGATCGACATCGAGACCGACAAGGTCGTGCTCGAGACCCCGGCGCCGGCCGACGGCGTGCTGGTCAGGATCATCAAGCAGGGGGGTGACACCGTCACCTCCGGCGAGCTGATCGCCCAGATCGATACCGAAGCCAAGGCCGCCGCCGGCGCTGCCCCGGCCGCCGAGCCGGTGCCGGCCGTGACCCCGCCGCCCGCCGCATCGTCGGCCGCCGGCGCCGCCAGCCCCGCTGCGCGCAAGATCCTCGACGAGAAGGGCATCGCCGCCGCCGACGTCGCCGGCTCGGGCCGTGGCGGTCGCGTGACCAAGGAAGACGCCGTCGCCGCCCAGCCCAAGGCTGCCGCCGCCGCTGCCCCGGCCGTGATCGCCGCGGTCGGCGATCGTGCGGAAGAGCGCGTGCCGATGACCCGCCTGCGTGCCCGCATCGCCGAGCGCCTGATCCAGTCGAAGAACGAGAACGCCATCCTGACCACGTTCAACGAGGTCAACATGGCGCCGGTGATGGCCCTGCGCAAGCAGTACGGCGACAAGTTCGAGAAGGCCCACGGCGTGCGCCTGGGCTTCATGGGCTTCTTCGTCAAGGCCGCCGTGGCCGCGCTGAAGAAGTTCCCGATCCTGAACGCCTCGGTCGATGGCAACGACATCGTCTACCACGGCTACATCGACATCGGCATCGCGGTCGGTTCGCCGCGTGGCCTGGTGGTGCCGATCCTGCGCAACGCCGAATCGATGTCGATCGCCGAGATCGAACTCAAGATCGCCGAGTTCGGCCAGAAGGCCAAGGACGGCAAGCTGTCGCTCGACGACCTGTCGGGCGGCACCTTCTCGATCTCCAACGGTGGTGTGTTCGGCTCGATGATGTCGACCCCGATCATCAACCCGCCGCAGTCGGCCATCCTCGGCATTCACGCCACCAAGGATCGTGCCGTGGTCGAGAACGGCCAGGTCGTCGTTCGTCCGATCAACTACCTGGCGATGTCCTACGACCACCGCATCATCGACGGTCGCGAGGCGGTGCTGGGCCTGGTCACGATGAAGGAAGCGCTGGAAGATCCGGCTCGCCTGATCCTCGACGTCTGA
- the lpdA gene encoding dihydrolipoyl dehydrogenase yields MSKEFDVLVIGGGPGGYVAAIRAAQLGFKTACCESNPYADPKGEPRLGGTCLNVGCIPSKALLHTSHLFEEAGHAFEGQGISVGTPKIDVPKMIARKAGIVDQLTGGIKGLFKKNKVTLLNGHGSFAGKGDAGWHVNVGDQLVVAKQVIVATGSSPRHLPGIPVDNKMVCDNVGALELDAVPKKLAVIGAGVIGLEMGSVWRRLGAEVTVLEALPDFLGAADQDVAKEALKVFTKQGLKISLGVQIGEVKVGKKNVTIAYKDKDGADQKLDADRLIVSVGRVPNTQGLNADAVGLKVNERGQIEVDGHCRTNLPGVWAVGDVVRGPMLAHKAMEEAVMVAELMAGQAGHCNFDTVPWVIYTSPEIAWVGKTEQQLKAAGVAYKVGKIPFLANGRALGMGDSTGFVKMLADAATDRILGVHIIGANASELISEAVVAMEFAGCSEDLARICHAHPTLSEVVHEAALACDKRPLHF; encoded by the coding sequence ATGTCCAAAGAATTCGACGTCCTCGTCATCGGCGGCGGCCCTGGCGGCTATGTCGCCGCCATTCGCGCGGCGCAGCTCGGCTTCAAGACCGCCTGCTGCGAATCCAACCCCTATGCCGACCCCAAGGGTGAGCCGCGTCTGGGCGGCACCTGCCTGAACGTCGGCTGCATCCCCTCCAAGGCGCTGCTGCACACCTCGCACCTGTTCGAGGAAGCGGGGCACGCCTTCGAAGGCCAGGGCATCAGCGTCGGCACCCCGAAGATCGACGTGCCGAAGATGATCGCGCGCAAGGCCGGCATCGTCGACCAGCTCACCGGTGGCATCAAGGGCCTGTTCAAGAAGAACAAGGTGACGCTGCTGAACGGCCACGGTTCCTTCGCCGGCAAGGGCGATGCGGGCTGGCACGTGAACGTGGGTGACCAGCTCGTCGTCGCCAAGCAGGTCATCGTCGCCACCGGCTCGTCGCCGCGCCATCTGCCCGGCATCCCGGTGGACAACAAGATGGTGTGCGACAACGTCGGTGCGCTCGAGCTCGACGCGGTGCCGAAGAAGCTCGCCGTGATCGGTGCCGGCGTCATCGGCCTGGAGATGGGCTCGGTGTGGCGCCGCCTGGGTGCGGAAGTGACCGTGCTCGAAGCCCTGCCGGATTTCCTCGGTGCTGCCGACCAGGACGTGGCCAAGGAAGCGCTGAAGGTCTTCACCAAACAGGGCCTCAAGATCAGCCTCGGCGTGCAGATCGGCGAGGTCAAGGTCGGCAAGAAGAACGTCACGATCGCCTACAAGGACAAGGACGGCGCCGACCAGAAGCTCGACGCCGACCGCCTGATCGTGTCCGTCGGCCGCGTGCCCAACACCCAGGGCCTGAACGCCGACGCGGTCGGCCTCAAGGTGAACGAGCGCGGCCAGATCGAGGTCGACGGCCACTGCCGCACCAACCTGCCGGGCGTTTGGGCGGTGGGTGACGTGGTGCGCGGCCCGATGCTGGCGCACAAGGCCATGGAAGAGGCGGTGATGGTCGCCGAGCTGATGGCGGGCCAGGCCGGGCACTGCAATTTCGACACCGTGCCCTGGGTCATCTACACCAGCCCGGAGATCGCCTGGGTCGGCAAGACCGAGCAGCAGCTCAAGGCCGCCGGCGTGGCCTACAAGGTCGGCAAGATCCCGTTCCTGGCCAACGGCCGCGCGCTCGGCATGGGCGACTCGACCGGCTTCGTCAAGATGCTGGCCGATGCCGCCACCGACCGCATCCTCGGCGTGCACATCATCGGCGCCAACGCCTCCGAGCTGATCTCGGAAGCCGTGGTGGCGATGGAGTTCGCCGGCTGCTCGGAAGACCTGGCGCGCATCTGCCACGCCCACCCGACGCTGTCGGAAGTGGTGCACGAGGCCGCGCTCGCCTGCGACAAGCGCCCGCTGCACTTCTGA
- the zapE gene encoding cell division protein ZapE: MPHRILNVPQHGMIDAYESQLKARGFKSDPAQRAAAQRLQGLYTELIGFKAARQGSRIKQFFNKPQMPRSVYFWGGVGRGKSFLMDCFFDAVPYRRKRRVHFHAFMQEVQNDLKDHNHEPDPLQKVADRIARATRLLCFDEFHVSDIADAMILGRLLEALFARGVIFVMTSNYPPDGLYPNGLMRINFLPTIAMIKQRFDVIEVDNGTDYRLRTLENMEMYLVPHDEAAQRKMAEDFRRLAASEGRGGAVEVLGRSLPVMRQASGVIWFDFATLCGGPRSQNDYLEIAREHHTVILSEVPKMLVGNASEARRFTWLIDVLYDHRVKLIMSAAVEAHELYTEGHNAHEFVRTVSRLMEMRTRDYLAEAHRTE, translated from the coding sequence ATGCCCCACCGCATCCTGAACGTTCCCCAGCACGGGATGATCGACGCCTACGAAAGCCAGTTGAAGGCGCGCGGATTCAAGTCCGACCCCGCCCAGCGCGCCGCTGCCCAGCGCCTGCAGGGGCTCTATACGGAGCTGATCGGCTTCAAGGCCGCGCGCCAGGGCAGCCGGATCAAGCAGTTCTTCAACAAGCCGCAGATGCCGCGCAGCGTGTATTTCTGGGGCGGGGTGGGGCGCGGCAAGAGCTTCCTGATGGATTGCTTCTTCGACGCCGTGCCCTACAGGCGCAAGCGCCGGGTGCACTTCCACGCCTTCATGCAGGAAGTGCAGAACGACCTCAAGGACCACAACCACGAGCCCGATCCGCTGCAGAAGGTGGCCGATCGCATCGCCAGGGCGACCCGGCTGCTGTGCTTCGACGAGTTCCACGTCTCCGACATCGCCGACGCGATGATCCTCGGGCGGCTGCTCGAGGCGCTGTTCGCGCGCGGCGTCATCTTCGTGATGACCTCGAACTACCCGCCCGACGGCCTGTACCCGAACGGGCTGATGCGCATCAACTTCCTGCCCACGATCGCGATGATCAAGCAGCGCTTCGACGTCATCGAGGTCGACAACGGTACCGACTACCGCCTGCGCACGCTGGAGAACATGGAGATGTACCTCGTCCCGCACGACGAGGCCGCCCAGCGCAAGATGGCCGAGGACTTCCGCCGCCTGGCGGCGAGCGAGGGGCGCGGTGGCGCGGTCGAGGTGCTCGGCCGCAGCCTGCCGGTCATGCGCCAGGCGTCGGGCGTGATCTGGTTCGATTTCGCCACGCTGTGCGGCGGCCCGCGCTCGCAGAACGACTACCTGGAGATCGCGCGCGAGCACCACACCGTGATCCTCTCCGAGGTGCCGAAGATGCTCGTCGGCAACGCCTCCGAGGCGCGTCGCTTCACCTGGCTGATCGACGTGCTCTACGACCACCGCGTGAAGCTGATCATGAGCGCCGCGGTCGAGGCCCACGAGCTCTACACCGAGGGCCACAACGCCCACGAATTCGTGCGTACCGTCAGCCGGCTGATGGAGATGCGCACGCGCGACTATCTCGCGGAAGCACACCGCACCGAGTGA